One part of the Sorangiineae bacterium MSr11954 genome encodes these proteins:
- a CDS encoding GNAT family N-acetyltransferase gives MHCRLVTSLAELDAMREDWEALLARSDSNEPTLSPLWLLAWWRIYGGEGNRALRVFAFYEGKRLVGLVPLLQRDTLYRRVLPFRRLEPLASGEDEADETCSDYLGPIAERGREEAVAQEFVVALAKGAAGPWDEILLPSMSADSPFTPLLARKLNAIGAKVYVQTSASCPFVPLPPTWDEYLLALSSKHRYTVRRALRDFEKEMGAPPVLDVVSRREDLEPTFDTLVELHAERWKEGHGGVFASARFSAFHRTIAPALFERGALDLGLLRADGRPIGAFYNFVWNGKSYFYQSGRALDVPRGVAIGIVMHALLIRRAIERGLREYDFLAGASRYKLDLSPAVRHLVTIRAAQPRLVEHARRTTESAIRHVRTLRHALRTEESI, from the coding sequence GTGCACTGCCGACTCGTTACGAGCCTGGCCGAGCTCGATGCGATGCGCGAGGACTGGGAAGCACTCCTCGCGCGCAGCGACTCGAATGAACCGACCCTCAGCCCGCTATGGCTACTTGCATGGTGGCGAATCTACGGCGGCGAAGGAAACCGAGCGCTGCGCGTATTTGCATTCTACGAAGGCAAGCGTCTGGTCGGGCTGGTCCCGCTCCTTCAACGCGACACGCTCTATCGTCGGGTGCTGCCCTTTCGCCGTCTCGAGCCGCTCGCGTCCGGTGAGGACGAGGCCGACGAGACCTGCTCGGATTACCTCGGCCCCATCGCCGAACGCGGTCGCGAAGAAGCGGTGGCGCAAGAGTTCGTCGTGGCGCTGGCGAAGGGGGCCGCCGGTCCGTGGGACGAGATCCTCCTCCCCTCGATGAGCGCCGACTCGCCGTTCACCCCGCTGCTCGCGCGCAAACTGAACGCCATCGGCGCAAAGGTGTACGTGCAAACGTCGGCCTCGTGCCCCTTCGTGCCGCTCCCGCCCACGTGGGACGAATACCTGCTCGCGCTCTCCTCCAAACATCGCTACACGGTGCGCCGCGCGCTCCGCGACTTCGAAAAAGAGATGGGCGCCCCGCCCGTGCTCGACGTCGTATCGCGCCGCGAAGATCTGGAGCCTACCTTCGATACGCTCGTAGAGCTCCACGCGGAGCGCTGGAAAGAGGGGCATGGCGGCGTCTTCGCGTCCGCTCGCTTCAGCGCATTCCACCGCACCATCGCGCCGGCCTTGTTCGAACGCGGCGCGCTGGATCTGGGGCTACTGCGCGCAGACGGGCGGCCCATTGGGGCCTTTTACAACTTCGTTTGGAACGGCAAATCGTACTTCTATCAAAGCGGTCGCGCGCTCGACGTGCCCCGGGGCGTGGCCATCGGCATCGTGATGCACGCGCTCTTGATTCGCCGCGCCATCGAGCGCGGCCTTCGCGAATACGACTTCTTGGCCGGTGCCAGCCGCTACAAGTTGGACCTGTCGCCCGCGGTCCGGCACCTGGTGACCATCCGCGCCGCGCAGCCGCGCCTCGTCGAGCACGCGCGGCGGACCACCGAGTCGGCCATTCGCCACGTGCGCACCCTCCGTCACGCGCTCCGTACGGAAGAGTCGATCTAA
- a CDS encoding acyl carrier protein, which translates to MASSQERPSEEAIREWLACAVAKALKSDPHDLRPDVRFDRYGLDSVAAVELTGELEAWLGRRLPPTLLYDYPTIGAVSAHLANDAG; encoded by the coding sequence ATGGCTTCTTCCCAGGAGCGACCGAGCGAAGAGGCGATTCGAGAGTGGCTCGCCTGTGCCGTGGCGAAGGCATTGAAGAGCGATCCACACGATCTACGGCCGGACGTACGATTCGATCGCTACGGCCTCGACTCCGTGGCGGCCGTGGAGCTCACGGGCGAGCTGGAGGCTTGGCTCGGTCGCAGGCTCCCCCCCACCTTGCTCTACGATTACCCCACGATCGGCGCGGTGAGCGCGCATTTGGCGAACGATGCGGGGTGA
- a CDS encoding acyl-CoA dehydrogenase family protein, whose protein sequence is MFHGRCLIAPDTELDRVAAEARSRYGSFLSAAIEPFARDRDAKGMSIPRDAMRSAGELGLLRMAVPEGAGGGGADPVAWGATLEEIGYLTSDNSFPLLVSLRVAVTSAIAEIGRGDLQERYVRPMMAGERAGAFAYTDGTDAFSFATTAEPSGDGFVLRGEKLLVTGGATADTFMTYVRDTRTSDLLVFLVDREDAGVELRHVEVSGFRSAGLCSLHLEDVRVPAHRLMVAADGLGHAQRFLNGRRALLICGVVGRMRAIVESCTRALCKTIRYGQPLTDFQNVQATLGRMYIDLEVTRAIMYRALHRARKGEADPLFDPVTSAAKYVTIERALAIAATAMRLLGGQAFRREFPYERDLRDFTGLVPGAGAQDLLEINLGERVARRCSHRENPLEEA, encoded by the coding sequence ATGTTCCACGGACGCTGTTTGATCGCGCCGGATACGGAGCTCGATCGCGTGGCCGCAGAGGCTCGATCGCGATACGGCTCGTTTCTGTCGGCCGCCATCGAGCCATTCGCTCGGGATCGCGACGCAAAAGGCATGAGCATTCCCCGAGACGCCATGCGTTCGGCGGGTGAGCTCGGGCTCTTGAGGATGGCGGTGCCCGAGGGTGCTGGCGGCGGGGGCGCGGACCCCGTGGCATGGGGAGCAACCTTGGAGGAGATTGGTTACCTGACCAGCGATAACTCCTTTCCGCTTTTGGTGAGCCTGCGCGTGGCCGTAACGTCCGCGATTGCGGAGATCGGTCGCGGCGATCTCCAAGAACGATACGTACGTCCGATGATGGCCGGCGAGCGAGCCGGTGCTTTCGCCTACACGGATGGCACGGACGCGTTCTCGTTCGCCACCACCGCCGAGCCCTCGGGCGACGGCTTCGTGCTTCGCGGCGAGAAGCTCCTCGTAACGGGCGGTGCGACCGCGGACACCTTCATGACGTACGTGCGCGATACCAGGACCTCCGATCTCCTGGTTTTTCTCGTGGATCGTGAGGACGCCGGCGTCGAGCTCCGCCACGTGGAGGTCAGCGGCTTCCGCTCCGCGGGCTTGTGCTCGCTGCACCTCGAGGACGTCCGCGTCCCCGCGCACCGGCTGATGGTGGCGGCCGATGGGCTGGGGCACGCACAGAGGTTCCTCAATGGCCGGCGAGCCCTGTTGATCTGCGGGGTCGTGGGTCGCATGCGGGCCATCGTGGAGAGCTGCACGCGCGCGCTCTGCAAAACCATTCGCTATGGTCAACCCTTGACGGATTTCCAAAATGTTCAAGCGACACTAGGACGCATGTATATCGATCTCGAGGTCACTCGCGCCATCATGTATCGCGCGCTGCACCGAGCCCGAAAGGGCGAAGCCGATCCACTGTTCGATCCCGTGACGTCCGCCGCGAAATACGTCACGATCGAGCGGGCGCTCGCCATCGCCGCGACGGCGATGCGATTGCTCGGCGGGCAGGCCTTTCGGAGGGAATTTCCCTACGAGCGGGATCTTCGGGATTTCACCGGGCTCGTTCCGGGCGCGGGAGCCCAGGATCTCTTGGAAATCAACCTGGGCGAGCGGGTCGCCCGTCGATGTTCTCACCGCGAGAACCCATTGGAGGAGGCATGA
- a CDS encoding polysaccharide deacetylase family protein, protein MSRRQRLGGLLDAIGVVDGVKRARMAFGVSPFPVLTYHRIAPKDGSDPFDPDVIDATPQVFDEHVRMLARNFTLVGTREIRAHFMGTRSLPANAAMITFDDGYKSCLEVALPILRRYGARAVFFVSTGHVTERRLFWWDRTSYIVRQSKAAEIRLEYPEPIHIVRRPYDLQKVTTRLLRIIKDTYGLDVERFLTELAQAAGVPWSNEVDARLADDLLLTWDEVRALRDAGMDIESHTRWHRVLDTLTPAELEEELVGSREDLEAQLSDPVRAIAYPVGRGGDHRVAMAVARAGYDLGFSNATGINDFRSAMAPLSVRRAAVDAWVSDAVLRASMVVPNLTEVSPPRKTR, encoded by the coding sequence TTGTCGCGCCGACAGCGGCTGGGTGGCCTGCTCGACGCGATCGGAGTCGTCGATGGGGTGAAGCGCGCGCGCATGGCGTTCGGCGTGTCGCCGTTTCCGGTGCTCACCTACCATCGCATCGCGCCGAAGGATGGCAGCGATCCGTTCGACCCGGACGTGATTGACGCGACCCCGCAGGTCTTCGACGAGCACGTACGCATGCTGGCGCGCAACTTCACCTTGGTGGGGACCCGCGAGATTCGCGCCCACTTCATGGGTACCCGGTCGCTTCCGGCCAACGCCGCGATGATCACCTTCGACGATGGCTACAAGAGCTGCCTGGAGGTCGCGCTCCCCATCCTACGCCGCTACGGGGCGCGCGCCGTCTTCTTCGTCTCGACGGGTCACGTGACCGAGCGCCGGCTCTTTTGGTGGGACCGAACGAGCTACATCGTGCGGCAATCGAAGGCCGCGGAGATCCGCCTCGAGTACCCGGAGCCCATTCACATCGTCCGAAGGCCCTACGATCTGCAGAAGGTCACCACGCGCCTGCTACGGATCATCAAGGATACGTATGGCCTCGACGTCGAGCGTTTCCTGACGGAGCTCGCGCAGGCGGCCGGGGTGCCCTGGAGCAACGAGGTGGATGCCCGGCTCGCCGACGACCTCTTGCTCACGTGGGACGAGGTGCGGGCTCTGCGGGATGCGGGGATGGATATCGAATCCCACACCCGATGGCACCGCGTGCTCGATACGTTGACGCCCGCCGAGCTCGAGGAGGAGTTGGTTGGCTCGCGCGAGGATCTCGAGGCTCAATTGAGCGATCCCGTTCGCGCCATCGCCTATCCCGTCGGTCGAGGGGGCGACCATCGGGTCGCCATGGCGGTCGCGCGCGCGGGCTACGATCTCGGGTTCTCGAACGCCACGGGGATCAACGATTTTCGCAGCGCGATGGCGCCCCTGTCCGTCCGGCGCGCCGCCGTGGACGCGTGGGTGTCCGACGCGGTGCTGCGCGCATCGATGGTCGTCCCGAACCTCACCGAGGTGAGTCCCCCGCGAAAGACTCGGTGA
- a CDS encoding MoaD/ThiS family protein, giving the protein MIFRFPGALLRFVDYRREIQFEDSTVEAAVASLIGRHPMLEPVLLDGSGRIRTVHRLFLNGEQFDHGAHRGSLGEGDCIEIVTALAGG; this is encoded by the coding sequence ATGATCTTTCGATTTCCCGGCGCGTTATTGCGGTTCGTCGATTATCGACGAGAGATCCAATTCGAGGATTCGACGGTCGAGGCGGCGGTCGCCAGCTTGATCGGGCGGCATCCGATGCTCGAGCCGGTGCTCCTGGACGGGAGCGGCCGAATCCGTACGGTGCATCGATTGTTCCTCAACGGAGAACAATTCGATCATGGCGCTCACCGAGGGTCGCTCGGTGAAGGGGACTGTATCGAGATCGTGACGGCGCTCGCGGGAGGATAG
- a CDS encoding fatty acid desaturase has product MHAIEAESLEDTELDVPGDVPEAEVPEGAAPCTVSGPTALVADRVFAFLVTFLPPLAVGLALVLLGLGWYRLSAIELGLMLGMHLLCVIGVELGFHRLFSHRSYEAHRAAKVVLAVLGSMAFEGPVIWWAATHRKHHRYSDKQGDPHSPHLHPAGAWHVFRGFVHAHIGWIWVPASMRPPGWARYVTDLYRDSDLLKIQLSYFAWLAAGFVIPGAIGGALHGSWKGAFLGMLYGGPVRVFMMNHLTYWCINSVTHSRLGSRPYATSDRSSNVPLLAIPTLGQSWHNNHHAFPSASTMSHAWWQIDIGDWILRALECANLVSNRRRPAGHRMAKKKTYLPRSKMNHESDG; this is encoded by the coding sequence GTGCACGCGATCGAAGCGGAGTCGCTGGAGGATACGGAGCTCGACGTCCCAGGAGACGTCCCCGAGGCGGAGGTGCCCGAGGGCGCGGCTCCCTGTACCGTGAGCGGGCCGACGGCGCTGGTGGCCGATCGGGTCTTTGCCTTCCTCGTTACGTTTCTTCCACCGCTGGCCGTCGGCCTTGCGCTGGTGTTGCTCGGATTGGGTTGGTATAGGCTGAGCGCGATCGAGCTCGGCCTGATGCTGGGGATGCATCTCCTGTGTGTGATTGGCGTGGAGCTAGGATTTCACCGACTCTTCTCACATCGGTCCTACGAGGCGCACAGGGCGGCGAAAGTGGTCTTGGCGGTGTTGGGCTCCATGGCCTTCGAGGGGCCGGTCATCTGGTGGGCGGCCACGCATCGCAAGCACCATCGCTACAGTGACAAGCAGGGCGATCCGCACTCGCCGCACCTTCATCCAGCGGGTGCATGGCACGTATTTCGCGGCTTCGTTCACGCGCACATAGGTTGGATTTGGGTCCCTGCCAGCATGAGGCCACCGGGGTGGGCGCGTTATGTCACGGATCTCTACCGGGACTCCGATCTTTTAAAAATTCAATTGAGCTATTTCGCGTGGCTGGCCGCCGGCTTCGTGATCCCGGGCGCGATCGGCGGCGCGCTGCATGGATCGTGGAAGGGGGCCTTTCTGGGCATGTTGTACGGAGGGCCCGTGCGCGTATTCATGATGAACCACCTCACGTATTGGTGCATCAATTCCGTGACCCACAGCCGCCTCGGGAGCCGGCCTTATGCCACGTCGGATCGCAGCAGCAACGTGCCGCTCCTCGCGATCCCCACCCTCGGGCAGAGCTGGCACAACAACCACCACGCCTTTCCCAGCGCGTCCACCATGTCGCACGCGTGGTGGCAAATCGACATTGGCGACTGGATTCTGCGCGCGCTGGAATGCGCAAACCTCGTCTCGAATCGCAGGCGCCCGGCGGGCCACCGCATGGCCAAGAAGAAGACCTATTTACCAAGGAGCAAGATGAACCATGAAAGCGATGGGTGA
- a CDS encoding GH92 family glycosyl hydrolase, which yields MRGYLTPFVLLFVACSSGSSENTDFASSEIIEGLRFRTNVDRVNPMIGTTGLDPSEYGGMIPSVALPFAMTRWTPMTRENYVSRLPYHHDDRKIRGFMGTHQPAIWMGDYGYVVGMPGIGDVRAGAEARSLPFRHEDEIATPYQYSVTMDAGAGQSVKVELTGTSRVGFMRFTYPKGAQAHFVLEATRANITGNVRIDAAKREITGYNPDRQDDKLGPFKAPGFKGYFVARFDTSFESFGTSTGEALHEGEIDRTSDAACAYVRFPAGTRKVEVRIASSLISVEQARDNLDREIGDGRRFESVAWATKKAWSDKLDRVDITGATDDQLATFYTGMFHALQYPSEASEYGRYYSAYDDRVHEGESYTSYSLWDTFRAENAFLTLFAPERIDGMMTSMLQDYREGGWLPMWKNPAETNIMVGTNADSLIAEVINKGFTGFDLNLAYEAVRKDAMQPPDRDTELKYRDREEGTPVEARAGLTWYKEKGWVAADRTAESASRTLDYAYEDWAVAQVAKAVGKDEDAAFFLERSKSYRNVYHAGTGFMRARNYDGSWADGGWTEGNQWVYTFDVMHDVPGLIALEGGNAAFTALLDRHFGEGHNNHTNEPSHHIAYLYDYADQAWKTQERVREIAESNYFNRPDGLSGNDDCGQMSAWYILSSMGIYPVNPASGEYAVGSPFFETMTIRLPGAHRPLVILAPRNSAQNKYVRAAWRDGRRMVAPFLKHGDIARGGVLYFDMADEPRPWGGKDD from the coding sequence ATGCGCGGATATCTAACACCGTTCGTACTGCTCTTCGTCGCCTGTAGCTCCGGCTCCTCCGAGAATACGGACTTCGCATCGTCCGAAATCATCGAGGGGCTTCGTTTCCGCACGAACGTGGATCGTGTCAATCCCATGATCGGCACCACGGGATTGGATCCGAGCGAATACGGCGGAATGATCCCGAGCGTCGCGCTCCCGTTCGCCATGACGCGGTGGACACCGATGACGCGGGAAAACTACGTCAGCCGTCTTCCGTATCACCATGACGATCGCAAAATCCGAGGCTTCATGGGCACCCACCAGCCCGCGATCTGGATGGGCGATTACGGTTACGTGGTGGGCATGCCCGGCATCGGCGATGTGAGGGCAGGCGCCGAAGCGCGGAGTCTGCCATTCCGGCACGAGGATGAGATCGCGACACCGTACCAATACTCCGTCACCATGGACGCCGGGGCGGGGCAGAGCGTGAAGGTGGAGCTCACGGGCACGTCGCGCGTGGGGTTCATGCGATTTACCTATCCAAAGGGCGCCCAGGCGCACTTCGTCCTCGAGGCCACGCGCGCGAACATCACGGGCAACGTGCGCATCGACGCCGCGAAGCGCGAGATTACCGGCTACAATCCGGACCGTCAGGACGATAAACTGGGCCCGTTCAAGGCGCCCGGCTTCAAGGGCTATTTCGTCGCGCGCTTCGACACGTCGTTCGAGAGCTTCGGCACGTCCACCGGCGAGGCCTTGCACGAGGGCGAGATCGACCGCACCAGCGACGCGGCCTGCGCCTATGTGCGCTTCCCGGCCGGAACGCGCAAGGTCGAGGTGCGGATCGCGTCGTCGCTCATCTCGGTGGAGCAGGCGCGGGACAATCTGGACCGCGAGATCGGCGATGGGCGGCGGTTCGAATCCGTTGCGTGGGCAACGAAAAAGGCGTGGAGCGACAAGCTCGATCGCGTGGACATCACGGGCGCGACGGACGACCAGCTGGCGACGTTCTACACGGGCATGTTCCACGCGCTGCAGTACCCGTCGGAGGCGTCGGAGTACGGGCGCTATTACAGTGCATACGACGATAGGGTGCACGAGGGGGAGAGCTACACCAGCTATTCGCTCTGGGACACGTTCCGGGCGGAGAACGCCTTTTTGACCTTGTTCGCACCGGAGCGCATCGACGGGATGATGACGTCGATGCTCCAAGACTACCGCGAAGGCGGTTGGCTGCCGATGTGGAAGAACCCTGCCGAGACGAACATCATGGTGGGCACGAACGCCGACTCGCTCATCGCGGAGGTGATCAACAAGGGCTTCACCGGCTTCGATTTGAACCTGGCCTACGAGGCGGTCCGCAAGGACGCGATGCAGCCGCCGGACCGAGATACGGAGCTGAAATACCGCGACCGCGAGGAAGGAACGCCGGTCGAGGCCCGCGCGGGCCTGACGTGGTACAAAGAAAAAGGCTGGGTGGCGGCCGATCGCACCGCGGAGTCGGCGTCGCGCACGCTCGATTATGCGTACGAGGACTGGGCGGTGGCGCAAGTCGCCAAAGCCGTCGGCAAAGACGAAGACGCGGCGTTCTTTTTGGAGCGGAGCAAGAGCTACCGGAATGTCTATCATGCAGGTACGGGGTTCATGCGGGCGCGCAACTACGACGGCTCATGGGCCGACGGCGGGTGGACCGAGGGCAACCAGTGGGTCTACACCTTCGACGTGATGCACGACGTGCCCGGGCTCATCGCGCTCGAGGGTGGGAACGCCGCATTTACGGCGCTGCTCGATCGGCATTTCGGCGAGGGGCACAACAACCATACGAACGAGCCGAGCCATCATATTGCGTATTTGTACGACTATGCGGACCAGGCCTGGAAGACGCAGGAGCGGGTTCGGGAGATCGCGGAGTCGAACTATTTCAATCGGCCAGACGGGTTGAGCGGAAACGACGACTGCGGGCAAATGTCGGCTTGGTACATTCTTTCCTCCATGGGGATTTATCCGGTCAATCCGGCGTCGGGGGAATATGCGGTGGGGAGCCCGTTCTTCGAGACCATGACGATCCGCTTGCCGGGCGCGCACCGGCCGCTGGTGATTTTGGCGCCGCGGAATTCGGCGCAGAACAAATACGTGCGGGCGGCCTGGCGCGATGGGAGGCGTATGGTGGCGCCGTTCTTGAAACATGGCGACATCGCGCGCGGGGGCGTGCTTTATTTCGATATGGCGGACGAGCCGCGTCCGTGGGGTGGCAAGGATGATTGA
- a CDS encoding FkbM family methyltransferase, protein MTANPNFDMEDASSPVQLALLTAPNTTDLATGFAAVYEQMAQSVKVDALIRIHATGSQTNGHRGALLFDYAKRAIALRESSAIDELARSVAFLFPGLGDHYIGMGLDLYRALPIFRNEVDRCAELLRPELGVDIRTVMHPSGTHDDAAQASPKGGLDLRRMLGRDGRAPTPDEARLNETPNAQPALFVIEYALAKQWQAWGVNPASMMGYSLGEYVAACLAGVLSLEDSLTLVARRAQLIASLPAGAMLAIMLPEQEIAPLLGEHLSLSAVNGPEFCVVGGPPEEVDSLQKRLRERGTAVRRVQSSHAFHTKMMTPIADPVTRLVAGFTRHPPRIPYVSNVTGAPITAAEATDPAYWAKHLCQPVRFAEGLSALATLTARTLLEVGPGQTLSSLVPQGEGRTVLPSMRHTFDPEPDTSVLLKAVSRLWLSGAAVEWERFPQAALDPVDLPRASPSAAASSDLALSSTASANAAPPSTKTEKELAPIWRTLLKCDVATTDAHFFRLGGNSLVATRLIDRIARSFRVRFPLRRVYESPTLDAMAADIDTLRGGGALAPRARAEADKPLFQLPNGLRVAHQNEAETLHFYDDIFEHRSYVKHGIRIPDGGCVLDVGGNIGLFTVFAHGEAKDVRIFTFEPAPPLVQIIRRNVQQHGIRATVFDFGLSNRERSAPFTFYPHSAGMSSFHPDDAEERRNLKAIMDNQRKGGDAKAGEIGAHEAELLDVRFATVTFDAKLRRLSDVLREHAIERVDLMKVDVQKSELEVIEGIEEADWPKFSQIVLEAHDENGRVGALTERFERHGFTVIAEQDALYAGTNIYNIYAIRRGH, encoded by the coding sequence ATGACCGCGAATCCAAATTTCGACATGGAAGATGCCTCGAGCCCTGTGCAACTGGCGCTGCTCACGGCCCCCAATACGACCGATCTCGCCACGGGGTTTGCCGCGGTTTACGAGCAAATGGCGCAATCTGTGAAAGTCGATGCGCTCATTCGCATTCATGCGACAGGGTCGCAAACGAACGGACATCGCGGTGCGCTTCTTTTCGATTATGCCAAGCGCGCCATCGCCTTGCGCGAGTCCTCGGCGATTGACGAATTGGCGCGGTCGGTCGCGTTCTTGTTTCCAGGTTTGGGCGATCATTACATCGGGATGGGCCTCGACCTTTATCGCGCGCTCCCTATCTTCCGGAATGAGGTCGACCGATGTGCCGAGCTCCTTCGTCCGGAGCTCGGGGTGGACATTCGCACGGTCATGCACCCGAGTGGAACCCATGATGACGCCGCCCAGGCATCGCCCAAAGGAGGGCTCGATCTTCGACGGATGCTCGGACGCGACGGCCGCGCGCCTACCCCGGACGAGGCCCGGCTGAATGAAACACCAAACGCGCAGCCGGCGCTCTTCGTCATCGAGTATGCGCTGGCCAAACAATGGCAAGCGTGGGGCGTGAACCCCGCGTCGATGATGGGGTACAGCCTCGGCGAATACGTCGCGGCTTGCCTCGCGGGCGTTCTTTCGCTCGAGGACTCCTTGACCTTGGTCGCGCGGCGGGCGCAGCTGATCGCGTCGCTCCCGGCCGGCGCCATGCTCGCGATCATGCTCCCGGAGCAGGAGATCGCGCCGCTGCTCGGCGAGCACCTCTCGCTCTCCGCCGTGAACGGGCCGGAGTTCTGCGTGGTGGGGGGCCCGCCCGAGGAGGTGGATTCGCTCCAAAAGCGACTCCGCGAACGCGGCACCGCCGTCCGCCGCGTGCAATCGTCGCACGCGTTCCACACGAAAATGATGACCCCCATCGCCGACCCCGTGACCCGGCTGGTCGCGGGCTTCACCCGCCACCCTCCGCGCATTCCCTATGTCTCGAACGTAACCGGCGCGCCCATCACCGCCGCCGAGGCGACGGATCCCGCCTATTGGGCAAAACACCTCTGCCAGCCCGTGCGCTTCGCCGAAGGTCTCTCCGCGCTCGCGACCCTCACCGCGCGCACCCTGCTCGAAGTCGGTCCCGGTCAAACCTTGAGCAGCCTCGTTCCGCAGGGCGAAGGGCGCACCGTCCTCCCCTCGATGCGCCACACCTTCGATCCCGAGCCGGACACCTCGGTCCTCCTCAAGGCCGTGAGCCGCCTCTGGCTCAGCGGCGCCGCCGTCGAATGGGAGCGATTCCCCCAGGCCGCCCTCGACCCGGTCGATCTGCCGCGCGCATCGCCCTCCGCGGCCGCATCATCCGACCTTGCATTATCCAGCACCGCATCGGCCAATGCCGCGCCGCCCAGCACCAAAACGGAAAAGGAGCTCGCGCCCATCTGGCGAACCTTGCTCAAGTGCGATGTCGCGACCACGGACGCGCATTTTTTCCGATTGGGTGGAAACTCCTTGGTCGCCACCCGGCTCATCGATCGCATCGCGCGCTCGTTCCGGGTGAGGTTCCCGCTCCGGCGCGTCTACGAATCGCCGACCCTCGACGCGATGGCCGCCGATATCGACACCTTGCGCGGCGGCGGAGCGCTGGCCCCGCGCGCCCGCGCCGAGGCGGACAAACCGCTCTTCCAGCTGCCCAACGGGCTTCGTGTCGCCCATCAAAACGAGGCCGAGACCCTACACTTCTACGACGATATTTTCGAGCACCGCTCGTACGTCAAGCACGGCATTCGTATTCCCGACGGCGGCTGCGTGCTCGACGTGGGCGGCAACATCGGCCTCTTCACCGTGTTCGCACACGGCGAGGCGAAGGACGTGCGCATCTTCACCTTCGAGCCGGCGCCGCCGCTGGTCCAGATCATCCGGCGCAACGTGCAGCAACATGGCATTCGCGCCACCGTCTTCGACTTTGGTTTGTCCAATCGGGAGCGCTCGGCGCCGTTCACCTTTTATCCGCATAGCGCCGGCATGTCCTCCTTCCACCCGGACGATGCCGAAGAGCGACGCAACCTCAAAGCCATCATGGACAATCAGCGCAAGGGCGGCGACGCCAAGGCCGGCGAGATCGGCGCGCACGAGGCCGAGCTCCTCGACGTGCGCTTCGCGACCGTCACCTTCGACGCCAAGCTGCGACGCTTGAGCGACGTCTTGCGCGAGCACGCGATCGAACGGGTCGATTTGATGAAGGTCGACGTTCAAAAATCCGAGCTCGAGGTCATCGAAGGCATCGAGGAGGCCGATTGGCCGAAGTTCTCGCAAATCGTCCTCGAGGCGCACGACGAGAATGGCCGCGTGGGAGCGCTCACCGAGCGGTTCGAGCGCCATGGTTTCACCGTCATCGCCGAGCAGGACGCGCTCTACGCGGGGACCAATATTTACAATATCTACGCCATTCGCAGAGGACACTGA
- a CDS encoding cyclopropane-fatty-acyl-phospholipid synthase family protein produces MRGETFIGGPRPPATGASREAIQDHYDIGDAFYALWLDENMQYSSAMWEPGDTLENAQVRKLDYHLDQARADGSRRVLDVGCGWGGLLRRAIGRRGVACGVGLTLSAAQAEYAAALGTPGVDVRLENWRDHVPSAPYDGIVSIGAFEHFARLEFSEAQKVAAYRGFFRWCHRHLRTDGYLSLQTFAYGNMRSREEARSTPATQFLANAIFRETDPPRLANIAEATEGTFDIVSLRNDRHDYAQTCRVWLQRLRARRAMAVDIVGEDVVERYERYLTYAFIGFETGNLALFRITLRRLRTQTPE; encoded by the coding sequence ATGCGGGGTGAAACGTTCATAGGCGGCCCCAGGCCACCGGCGACGGGGGCCTCGCGCGAAGCCATTCAGGACCACTACGATATCGGCGACGCGTTCTACGCGCTTTGGCTGGATGAGAACATGCAGTACTCCAGCGCGATGTGGGAGCCGGGCGATACGCTCGAGAACGCGCAAGTACGCAAGTTGGATTACCACCTCGATCAGGCCCGCGCCGACGGATCCCGCCGGGTGCTCGACGTGGGCTGCGGGTGGGGCGGTCTCCTCCGGCGCGCGATTGGACGGCGCGGTGTCGCGTGTGGGGTCGGGTTGACATTGAGCGCGGCCCAGGCCGAGTACGCGGCGGCCCTGGGGACTCCCGGGGTCGACGTTCGGCTCGAAAATTGGAGAGATCACGTTCCCAGCGCGCCGTACGACGGCATCGTCTCCATCGGCGCCTTCGAGCACTTTGCGAGGCTCGAGTTTTCGGAGGCCCAGAAGGTCGCCGCGTACCGAGGCTTCTTCCGCTGGTGCCATCGTCACCTTCGGACGGACGGTTACCTCTCGCTTCAAACGTTTGCATATGGGAACATGCGAAGCCGCGAGGAAGCGCGCTCCACGCCCGCCACGCAGTTTCTGGCGAACGCGATCTTCCGCGAGACGGACCCGCCACGACTGGCCAATATCGCCGAGGCCACCGAGGGCACCTTCGACATCGTCTCGTTGCGCAACGATCGGCACGACTACGCGCAGACGTGCCGCGTATGGCTCCAGCGGCTGAGGGCGCGTCGTGCGATGGCGGTCGACATCGTGGGCGAGGACGTCGTCGAGCGCTACGAGCGATACCTGACGTACGCGTTCATCGGATTCGAAACGGGAAATCTCGCCCTCTTCCGCATCACGCTGCGTCGATTGAGGACGCAAACGCCCGAGTAA